A stretch of the Kroppenstedtia eburnea genome encodes the following:
- the hslU gene encoding ATP-dependent protease ATPase subunit HslU, translated as MRVTASPGKQSKQWTPREIVAELDKYIVGQNEAKRAVAVALRNRYRRTLLPEDLKDEVVPKNILMIGPTGVGKTEIARRLARLVGAPFVKVEATKFTEVGYVGRDVESMVRDLVETAIRIVKAEKLEEVKEKAEELADERIISLLVPSGKGNNQFKNPLEMLFNSGKGERNTDREEENRNQELEQKRRQVRFQLKSGSLEDEVIEIEVEDQLPMMDMFAGSSVEQMGINMQEMLGQFMPKKTKKRRLPIREARKVLIQEEGQKLIDMDQVQQDSLNRVEQTGIIFIDEVDKIAGKDRQGGPDVSREGVQRDILPIVEGSTVITKYGPVKTDHILFIAAGAFHTAKPSDMIPELQGRFPIRVELADLTAEDFVRILTEPKGALLKQYTALLETEGIQVTFTEDAIREIAKLAADVNRGTENIGARRLHTILERLLEELSFEAPDITLEEVQVTPEYVQQRLGDIAGNRDLSQYIL; from the coding sequence ATGAGGGTGACCGCATCCCCTGGTAAGCAATCCAAACAATGGACTCCGCGGGAAATCGTGGCGGAGCTGGACAAATACATTGTAGGCCAGAACGAGGCAAAGCGGGCGGTGGCCGTGGCGCTCCGCAATCGTTACCGGAGGACACTGCTGCCGGAAGATCTGAAAGACGAAGTGGTCCCCAAAAACATCCTGATGATCGGTCCCACCGGCGTCGGGAAGACAGAGATCGCCCGCCGCCTCGCCAGGTTGGTCGGAGCCCCCTTTGTCAAGGTGGAGGCGACCAAATTTACGGAGGTCGGCTATGTGGGCCGGGATGTGGAATCGATGGTGCGGGATTTGGTGGAGACGGCCATCCGCATTGTCAAGGCGGAAAAACTGGAAGAAGTGAAGGAAAAGGCGGAAGAACTGGCTGATGAAAGAATCATCTCTCTCCTGGTCCCTTCAGGCAAAGGGAACAATCAATTCAAAAACCCTCTGGAGATGCTTTTCAATTCGGGGAAAGGGGAACGAAACACCGATCGGGAGGAGGAAAACCGCAACCAGGAGCTGGAGCAGAAGCGGCGTCAGGTCCGGTTTCAACTGAAGAGCGGTTCATTGGAAGATGAAGTGATCGAGATCGAAGTGGAAGATCAATTGCCGATGATGGATATGTTTGCCGGATCCAGTGTGGAACAGATGGGCATCAATATGCAGGAGATGTTGGGACAGTTCATGCCCAAAAAGACCAAGAAGCGCCGTCTGCCCATCCGGGAGGCCCGCAAGGTTCTCATCCAGGAAGAAGGACAGAAACTGATCGACATGGATCAGGTGCAGCAGGATTCCCTGAACCGGGTGGAACAGACGGGAATCATCTTCATCGACGAGGTGGACAAAATCGCAGGCAAGGATCGGCAGGGAGGGCCCGACGTCTCCAGGGAAGGGGTGCAGCGGGATATCCTGCCCATCGTGGAGGGCTCCACAGTGATAACCAAGTACGGACCGGTGAAGACGGACCATATTCTCTTCATCGCCGCCGGCGCTTTTCACACCGCCAAACCCTCTGACATGATCCCCGAACTGCAGGGGAGGTTCCCGATCCGGGTGGAACTGGCCGATCTGACGGCGGAGGATTTTGTCCGTATTCTGACCGAACCCAAGGGAGCCCTCTTAAAACAGTACACCGCCCTCCTGGAGACCGAGGGGATCCAAGTCACCTTCACGGAGGATGCGATCCGGGAGATCGCAAAACTGGCGGCGGATGTCAACCGGGGGACGGAGAACATCGGGGCCCGGCGGCTCCATACGATATTGGAGCGCCTGC